A region from the Streptosporangium sp. NBC_01756 genome encodes:
- a CDS encoding heavy metal translocating P-type ATPase, protein MSSLTDDRPQNTVELSIGGMTCASCANRIERKLNKLDGVTATVNYATEKAKVAFDEGIDPHDLIAEVEKTGYTAALPPEPESGTARDDSPGEPADELAPLRNRLITAVVLAVPVIAMAMIPPLQFTYWQWLSLTLAAPVVVYAGWPFHRAAWTNLRHGAATMDTLVSLGTIAAFGWSLWALFLGSAGTPGMTHPFAFTIERTDGSGNIYLEAAAGVTAFILAGRYFEARSKRRAGAALRALMELGAKDVAVLRDGREIRIPSDRLVVGDRFVVRPGEKIATDGVIEEGTSAVDASMLTGESVPVEVRPGDAVTGATVNAGGRLVVRTTRIGSDTRLAQMARLVEEAQTGKAQVQRLADRISGIFVPIVIALAVGTLGYWLGTGGGAGAAFTAAVAVLIIACPCALGLATPTALLVGTGRGAQLGILIKGPEVLESTRTVDTVVLDKTGTVTEGRMTLVDVHLADGEDETEVLRLAGALEHASEHPIAQAVARGAAERVGELPAPEDFAGVAGLGVQGVVDGHAVLVGRPRLLADWSQHLPPELERALAEAQAAGRTAVAVGWDGKARAVLVVADSVKPTSAEAVRRLRALGLTPVLLTGDNTAVARSVAAEVGIDEVIAEVLPAEKVDVVKRLQAEGRSVAMVGDGVNDAAALAQADLGLAMGTGTDAAIEASDLTLVRGDLRVAADAIRLSRRTLATIKGNLFWAFAYNVAALPLAALGLLNPMIAGAAMAFSSVFVVSNSLRLRGFR, encoded by the coding sequence ATGTCCTCCCTCACCGACGACAGGCCGCAGAACACCGTCGAACTCTCGATCGGCGGCATGACCTGCGCGTCGTGCGCCAACCGGATCGAGCGCAAGCTCAACAAGCTCGACGGCGTCACCGCGACGGTCAACTACGCCACCGAGAAGGCCAAGGTCGCCTTCGACGAAGGGATCGACCCCCACGACCTCATCGCCGAAGTCGAGAAGACCGGTTACACCGCCGCGCTCCCCCCGGAACCGGAGAGCGGCACGGCGCGGGACGACTCCCCGGGCGAACCGGCCGACGAACTGGCTCCGCTGCGCAACCGGCTGATCACCGCCGTGGTGCTCGCCGTACCGGTGATCGCGATGGCGATGATCCCGCCCCTGCAGTTCACCTACTGGCAGTGGCTGTCGCTCACCCTCGCCGCGCCCGTGGTGGTCTACGCGGGCTGGCCGTTCCACCGGGCGGCCTGGACCAACCTGCGCCACGGCGCCGCCACCATGGACACCCTGGTCTCGCTCGGCACGATCGCCGCGTTCGGCTGGTCGCTGTGGGCGCTGTTCCTCGGCAGCGCGGGCACCCCCGGTATGACCCACCCGTTCGCGTTCACCATCGAGCGCACCGACGGCTCGGGCAACATCTACCTGGAGGCCGCCGCCGGCGTGACGGCGTTCATCCTGGCGGGACGTTACTTCGAGGCCCGCTCCAAGCGCCGCGCGGGGGCGGCGCTGCGCGCCCTGATGGAGCTCGGCGCGAAAGACGTCGCCGTGCTGCGCGACGGCAGGGAGATCCGCATCCCCAGTGATCGACTCGTGGTCGGGGACCGGTTCGTGGTCCGGCCGGGCGAGAAGATCGCCACCGACGGCGTGATCGAGGAGGGGACCTCCGCGGTCGACGCCTCGATGCTCACCGGCGAGTCCGTCCCGGTCGAGGTACGGCCCGGCGACGCGGTGACCGGGGCGACCGTCAACGCCGGAGGCCGCCTGGTCGTCCGCACCACCCGGATCGGCTCCGACACCCGGCTCGCCCAGATGGCCAGACTGGTGGAGGAGGCGCAGACCGGCAAGGCGCAGGTGCAGCGGCTGGCCGACCGCATCTCCGGGATCTTCGTCCCGATCGTGATCGCGCTGGCCGTCGGCACGCTCGGCTACTGGCTCGGCACCGGAGGCGGCGCCGGCGCGGCCTTCACCGCCGCGGTGGCCGTGCTGATCATCGCCTGCCCCTGCGCCCTGGGACTCGCCACGCCGACCGCGCTGCTGGTCGGCACCGGCCGGGGAGCCCAGCTCGGCATCCTGATCAAGGGCCCCGAGGTCCTGGAGTCCACCCGGACCGTCGACACCGTGGTGCTCGACAAGACCGGCACCGTCACCGAGGGCAGGATGACCCTCGTCGACGTCCACCTCGCCGACGGCGAGGACGAGACGGAGGTGCTGCGCCTGGCGGGTGCCCTGGAGCACGCCTCCGAGCACCCGATCGCCCAGGCCGTCGCCCGAGGCGCCGCCGAGCGGGTGGGCGAGCTGCCCGCGCCGGAGGACTTCGCAGGCGTCGCAGGACTCGGCGTGCAGGGCGTCGTCGACGGGCACGCCGTGCTGGTGGGCCGCCCCCGGCTGCTGGCCGACTGGTCGCAGCACCTGCCTCCCGAGCTGGAGCGGGCGCTCGCCGAGGCTCAGGCCGCCGGCCGTACGGCTGTCGCGGTCGGCTGGGACGGCAAGGCCCGCGCGGTCCTCGTGGTCGCCGACAGCGTCAAGCCGACCTCGGCCGAGGCCGTCCGGCGGCTGCGCGCGCTGGGACTGACTCCGGTGCTGCTCACCGGCGACAACACCGCCGTCGCCCGGTCGGTCGCCGCCGAGGTGGGCATCGACGAGGTGATCGCCGAGGTGCTGCCCGCCGAGAAGGTCGACGTCGTCAAGCGCCTGCAGGCCGAGGGCCGGTCGGTGGCCATGGTGGGTGACGGTGTCAACGACGCCGCCGCGCTCGCCCAGGCCGACCTGGGCCTGGCCATGGGCACCGGCACGGACGCGGCCATCGAGGCCTCCGACCTCACCCTGGTCCGCGGCGATCTGCGGGTGGCCGCCGACGCCATCCGCCTGTCCCGCCGCACCCTCGCCACCATCAAGGGCAACCTGTTCTGGGCCTTCGCCTACAACGTGGCCGCCCTGCCGCTGGCCGCGCTCGGCCTGCTCAACCCGATGATCGCCGGAGCCGCCATGGCGTTCTCCTCGGTCTTCGTGGTCAGCAACAGCCTGCGGTTGCGCGGTTTCAGATAG
- a CDS encoding heavy-metal-associated domain-containing protein, giving the protein MTTTTYTVKGMTCGHCVNSVTEEVSEITGVTGVQVDLATGLVTVDSDGPIDDATITAAVEEAGYEVVTLS; this is encoded by the coding sequence ATGACCACCACCACATACACCGTCAAGGGCATGACCTGCGGCCACTGCGTCAACTCGGTCACCGAAGAGGTCAGCGAGATCACCGGGGTCACCGGGGTCCAGGTGGACCTGGCCACCGGCCTGGTCACCGTTGACAGTGACGGCCCGATCGACGACGCCACGATCACGGCCGCCGTCGAGGAGGCCGGATACGAAGTGGTGACCCTGTCGTGA
- a CDS encoding metal-sensitive transcriptional regulator: protein MAGYSDTRQDHLRRLRRIEGQVRGLQRMVEEDRYCIDILTQVSAADRALRSFSLALLEEHLAHCVADATAKGGAEAEAKIKEASDAIARLVRS, encoded by the coding sequence ATGGCCGGATACAGTGACACCAGGCAGGACCACCTCCGGCGGCTACGCCGCATCGAGGGCCAGGTGCGCGGGCTGCAACGCATGGTCGAAGAGGACAGATACTGCATCGACATCCTCACCCAGGTGTCGGCGGCCGACCGCGCCCTGCGGTCCTTCTCCCTCGCCCTCCTTGAGGAGCACCTGGCGCACTGCGTCGCCGACGCCACCGCGAAGGGCGGCGCCGAGGCAGAGGCCAAGATCAAGGAAGCCTCCGACGCCATCGCCCGCCTCGTCCGTTCCTGA